In Anaeromicrobium sediminis, the genomic window GATTATTTGAAAAATTAAAAATGGGTCTTTCTAAGACACGAAATGGAATAGTAGATAAGGTAGATAGTGTACTTAAGGCGTATAAAAAAGTAGATGAGGAACTATTTGAAGAACTAGAAGAAATTTTAATTACTTCTGATGCAGGGGTTAATACTACTATGGAAATAATAGATAGACTTAGAACTGAATCTAAAAAGAGAAAAATAACAGAATCAGAAGAACTTAGATATTTAATAAAAGAAATTTTAATAGACATTCTAACATTAGAAGAGAGTAATGAATTAAACGTATCCAACTCTCCATCTGTAATATTAGTTGTAGGAGTAAATGGTGTTGGTAAAACCACTTCAATAGGAAAAATTGCCCACAGAATGAAGGGTGAAGGAAAGAAAGTAATATTAGCTGCTGGAGATACATTTAGAGCTGCTGCCATAGACCAATTAGAAATTTGGTCAAATAGGGTAGGGGTAGATATTATTAAGCATCAGGAAGGGGCAGATACAGCTGCTGTAATATTTGATGCTATACAATCTGCAAAATCTAAAAATACAGATATTCTAATATGTGATACGGCAGGAAGATTACATAATAAAAAGAATTTAATGAATGAATTAGGTAAAGTTAGCAAAGTTTTAGAAAGAGAATTTAGTGAAGCTGCTAAAGAGACCTTACTCGTATTAGATGCTACTACAGGACAAAATGCAATTCAGCAGGCCAAAGTATTTAAAGAAGTAACTAATATTAATGGTGTAGTTCTTACAAAATTAGATGGAACTGCTAAAGGTGGGGTTGTTCTTAGTATAGCCAACGAACTTAATATTCCAGTGAAATTAATAGGTGTAGGAGAAGGAATGGAAGACTTACAATTATTTAATCCTAATGATTTTGTAAATGCTTTGTTTGGTGAATAGGCTTTAAAATTTAAGATTATAAAATAAAAATATAATTTAATTATAGAAATGTGTTGACATATAGTTCAATCTAAGATACAATACATCTGTAAAGCATAAGACCTTTACAGCAGGGAGGATAATACTAAATGGTAGACAAGATACTTGAGGTGAGTTTGCTCTATGACTTTTATGGTCAGTTGCTAACTTCTAAACAACAAGACGTGTTACAACTATATTATTATCATGATTTATCCCTAGGAGAAATTGCTGAACAACTAAGCGTAAGTAGACAGGCTGTATATGATAATATAAAAAGGGCTGAAAAGTTACTTAAGAGTTATGAAGAAAAGCTAAAGTTAGTTGAAAAATTTCTATTTACAAAGAGAAATATTGAGTGTATTTTAGAGTCTATAAGATTTGTTGAGTCAAAAGTAGATGATAAAGATAAAGAACTTTTAGATAAAATAGATTTAATAAAAGAAATAGCCTCAAATGTATTAGATGTTTAATTCTGGAGGTGGAGATAATGGTATTTGAAGGATTAGCAGATAAGTTGCAAAATGCTCTTAGTAAATTAAAGAGCAAGGGCAAAGTTACAGAACAAGATTTGAAGGAAGTAATGAGAGAAGTAAAGTTAGCTTTACTTGAAGCTGATGTAAACTTTAAAGTAGTTAAAGACTTTATTAAAACTATTAAGGAAAGAGCCATTGGTAGTGAGGTAATGGAAAGTCTTACACCTGGTCAACAAATTATCAAAATAGTAAATGAAGAATTAACTACATTAATGGGAACTTCACAAAGCAAATTGACTTTTTCATCTAATCCGCCTACAGTATATATGTTAGTAGGTCTTCAAGGGGTAGGTAAGACTACTACAGCAGGAAAATTAGGTGGATACTTAAAGAAAAATGGTAAAAAACCATTACTTGTTGCAGGAGATGTATATAGACCAGCTGCTATTAAACAATTACAAGTTGTAGGAAAGCAACTAGATATTCCTGTCTTTAATATGGGAGATAAGGTAAATCCTGTAAATATAGCAAAAGCTGGTGTGGAACATGCCATAAAACATGGTAATGACATTGTGATACTAGATACAGCAGGAAGACTCCATATAGATGAAAATCTAATGGATGAATTAGAAGGAATCAAAAAAGAAGTTAGACCTCAAGAAATAATCTTAGTAGTGGATGCTATGACTGGTCAAGATGCAGTTAATGTGGCAGAAAACTTTAATGCTAAACTTGGAATCGATGGAATAATCTTAACCAAGCTAGATGGAGATACTAGAGGTGGAGCTGCACTATCCGTTAGGTCTGTAACTCAAAAACCTATAAAGTTTGCCGGTATGGGAGAAAAGCTTAGTGACTTAGAACCATTTCACCCAGATAGAATGGCATCTAGAATTTTAGGTATGGGTGATGTTCTAAGTTTAATTGAAAAAGCACAAGCTAACTTTGATGAAAAGAAAGCTATGGAACTAGAAAAAAGAATAAAAAGTCAAGAATTCTCATTTGAAGACTTTTTAGACCAATTGCAGCAAATGAAGAGTATGGGGCCTATGAATCAGATATTAGAAATGATTCCAGGGGTTAATTCTAAGCAATTGAAAAATTTAGATATTGATGACAAGGAACTAGTTCATATTGAA contains:
- the ylxM gene encoding YlxM family DNA-binding protein, producing the protein MVDKILEVSLLYDFYGQLLTSKQQDVLQLYYYHDLSLGEIAEQLSVSRQAVYDNIKRAEKLLKSYEEKLKLVEKFLFTKRNIECILESIRFVESKVDDKDKELLDKIDLIKEIASNVLDV
- the ftsY gene encoding signal recognition particle-docking protein FtsY; translation: MLKGIFSKFKKNEESKEINNPEEIQDTKEVIEEEQQVEEKSEEIIETEEVAMDMASDMKEEVASPKAGLFEKLKMGLSKTRNGIVDKVDSVLKAYKKVDEELFEELEEILITSDAGVNTTMEIIDRLRTESKKRKITESEELRYLIKEILIDILTLEESNELNVSNSPSVILVVGVNGVGKTTSIGKIAHRMKGEGKKVILAAGDTFRAAAIDQLEIWSNRVGVDIIKHQEGADTAAVIFDAIQSAKSKNTDILICDTAGRLHNKKNLMNELGKVSKVLEREFSEAAKETLLVLDATTGQNAIQQAKVFKEVTNINGVVLTKLDGTAKGGVVLSIANELNIPVKLIGVGEGMEDLQLFNPNDFVNALFGE
- the ffh gene encoding signal recognition particle protein, with translation MVFEGLADKLQNALSKLKSKGKVTEQDLKEVMREVKLALLEADVNFKVVKDFIKTIKERAIGSEVMESLTPGQQIIKIVNEELTTLMGTSQSKLTFSSNPPTVYMLVGLQGVGKTTTAGKLGGYLKKNGKKPLLVAGDVYRPAAIKQLQVVGKQLDIPVFNMGDKVNPVNIAKAGVEHAIKHGNDIVILDTAGRLHIDENLMDELEGIKKEVRPQEIILVVDAMTGQDAVNVAENFNAKLGIDGIILTKLDGDTRGGAALSVRSVTQKPIKFAGMGEKLSDLEPFHPDRMASRILGMGDVLSLIEKAQANFDEKKAMELEKRIKSQEFSFEDFLDQLQQMKSMGPMNQILEMIPGVNSKQLKNLDIDDKELVHIEAIIQSMTPAERRNPSIINGSRRKRIAKGSGTSVQKINSLLKQFAQTKKMMKQFSDMEKNMKKGGKMKFPFFGR